The sequence below is a genomic window from Clostridioides difficile.
TTTAAATCTAATGCTAATGCTTCAAAAACTCCTAAGTTATCTATTCCCATTATATCCGCTCCAATTCTGTAATAGGTATTTCCATATGGCTTGGATATATATTTGCTTTAGAAACCTTAAATACAGCTTCTTCTCCATGACTATAAGTTGCATTTATAGTGTCGCCTGTTTTTATATCTACTTCTGGTCTACAAAATAACTTTCGATTTATAACTATAGCTCCAATATCGCCACTTACAATGGCTTCTTCTTTCCTTGAAATTGCACAAGGGATATTTTCAGCTATAACAACATTACTAAAATCATTAGAATATGTTTCTTCATTCCAGCCTTTTGATTTTCTGATGATATTCATTTTATCAAGATACGTCATTTCTAATATATCTGCCTCTGTCACTTAATCACCTCTTAGTACATATTAACAATACAAAATGGGCTTAGAAATTTTTTATCAGTATCAGTTAAAAAAGATGATGAACTTATGCTATTTTCAGCAGTTTGCAATGTTAAAGTATTATATTCTATTTTTGTATCACCTCTAGTTATTGCTTTTAAGTTTTTTTCTAGATTATCAAGTCCGCTATTTTTCTTAAGTTCCTCAAATCTTGAAGATAATATTGATATTACTTTTTCTTCCACAAACCCTTCTAGTGCTATACTTAGTTCCTGTCTAAAACAATATTCTAAAAC
It includes:
- a CDS encoding phage head-tail connector protein, which produces MLDNIKLVLGIENDRYDKLIILYIKKISEMVLEYCFRQELSIALEGFVEEKVISILSSRFEELKKNSGLDNLEKNLKAITRGDTKIEYNTLTLQTAENSISSSSFLTDTDKKFLSPFCIVNMY